In Citrobacter sp. RHB25-C09, the following proteins share a genomic window:
- a CDS encoding DUF3944 domain-containing protein, which translates to MAVYREDADLRFLGCCDNEDLDLLVSLITHDPRDKTLRWTETLSSSDNYKRFHPAHRNYWQEIAAEIQTFGASSIASMFRGGKGVLYREVLCDVCDHTGVKYKKEEATETIELSLLMKMLEKSLSEMSSAELREFADSMGTELTAPTVPLILMAIQTAVRSSGFAAYRLSVVMLSTLAKVVLGRTLPIVTYLTLTRSISVLAGPVGIALSTGWLIADMAGPARRVTVPACLLVACLRQQYLYKSM; encoded by the coding sequence ATGGCCGTTTATCGCGAAGATGCTGACCTGCGGTTTCTGGGGTGTTGTGATAATGAGGACCTAGATTTACTGGTCAGTCTAATTACCCATGACCCAAGGGATAAAACCCTGCGCTGGACGGAAACGCTGTCCAGCAGCGACAACTACAAACGTTTTCACCCGGCGCACCGTAATTACTGGCAGGAGATTGCCGCTGAAATCCAGACCTTTGGTGCCAGCAGTATTGCCAGTATGTTCAGGGGCGGGAAAGGCGTGTTGTACCGGGAAGTGTTATGCGATGTCTGTGACCATACGGGCGTGAAATACAAAAAAGAGGAGGCAACCGAAACCATCGAGCTTTCCCTGCTGATGAAGATGCTCGAAAAAAGCCTCAGCGAAATGTCCTCGGCTGAGCTGCGGGAGTTTGCTGACAGCATGGGCACGGAACTGACCGCACCAACGGTGCCGCTGATACTGATGGCGATACAGACTGCAGTCCGGTCTTCTGGTTTTGCAGCCTATCGTCTATCGGTCGTGATGCTCAGTACGCTTGCGAAGGTTGTTCTGGGGCGCACGCTCCCCATCGTGACTTATCTGACCCTGACCCGCTCTATCAGTGTACTGGCCGGGCCGGTTGGTATCGCCCTGAGCACCGGCTGGCTGATTGCCGATATGGCAGGCCCGGCACGGCGGGTTACGGTTCCGGCCTGCCTACTGGTCGCTTGTCTTCGTCAGCAATATCTATACAAATCAATGTAA
- a CDS encoding DEAD/DEAH box helicase, with protein sequence MTNLPGSVKFLDSAASSAAKARGVEPIWSTADPLDVATALKCINAFQIRVNVETLEELDDESNAKPLIAAARILQSTAQHLRSANKLSNSADINDLLLYSALAFAMHGNFPSAHAALLDISSDFLEESLMLRMVVAICDPCDKSVRYGSDDIEFEPFRRSWYRALRNKDSQVRNKEFRHALKLFTETALAGTMAEGALMLGGRMAAHQAKRLATANLLDDAPEIPNWFIRNSIKSGMVTLLPPQHMLLSKRRIARHGRNTLLTLPTSTGKTFVAEACIASGLVNDGLCVYVAPYVAVGEQVKDSLRKRFGDEVPVVPMFGGFQSEALNVFSQKEIFVATPERFDGWLRSGENIERLRTVVFDEIHILENGVRGARVEGLLSRLRLLQRTNMDLRIIGLSAVLTEPQLVCKWLGVQVNDLHQIGWRPTARRLAMCLANGDMYWVHGNDALRPKGERATSIMSESVKIDLPGQIRPAPFANANEKSAAINVGSIARDLLTRLGSPGLVVCPRRLDTRLLARELMNSRQYIENMEVHRTAKDILARYPYLDFLAECLLSGVAYHNASLPFDVRRDIERLTRERALSVVCATTTLAEGADLPFRWTIVAHWLSSMHGDGTRMKSMTFRNIAGRCGRAGAFSEGDTILFQNLMGPPSRIRRQRNKHLLEEVMFSSSPLMSTLGGGWIEASTQGQQLIEATFSAQLLACIAEHPQAENIVSELVDASYAGQTDGEDNIQRILSETITSILDDKQVGGAMAVMNSPIRLTDFGHAANLSGFSPFTCRLMFQFLSGKNFKSGGALYSELLGLFNNVPEQPNETLRKIFSGSSHRNVLRADNLEDMLTNLLLRMDLRTVFELLRSKNSKAQPDTVETMFEEFVSFLNSVVGNFLPWLLRGLERLSKFGSEEAAAINWSNMAKDIEAALSATGGETAADDSLVPIE encoded by the coding sequence ATGACCAATCTACCAGGTTCAGTCAAATTTCTTGATAGCGCTGCTTCATCCGCAGCAAAGGCCAGAGGTGTTGAACCTATATGGTCGACAGCTGATCCACTCGATGTAGCAACAGCACTCAAATGCATTAACGCTTTTCAAATCCGCGTTAATGTCGAAACCCTTGAAGAACTCGATGATGAGAGTAACGCTAAGCCTCTTATCGCAGCAGCTCGTATTTTACAGTCGACTGCACAGCATTTGCGGAGTGCAAACAAACTATCAAACAGCGCTGATATTAATGACTTATTGTTATATTCGGCACTTGCTTTTGCGATGCATGGTAATTTCCCTAGTGCTCATGCAGCCCTTTTAGATATATCGTCAGACTTTCTTGAGGAAAGCTTGATGTTGCGTATGGTCGTAGCAATATGCGATCCCTGTGACAAATCAGTTAGATATGGTTCGGACGATATTGAATTTGAGCCTTTTCGGCGAAGCTGGTATCGCGCTTTGCGCAATAAAGATAGCCAAGTAAGAAATAAAGAATTCCGTCATGCACTCAAGCTTTTTACTGAAACAGCGTTGGCAGGCACCATGGCGGAAGGTGCCCTGATGCTGGGTGGCCGAATGGCAGCTCACCAAGCTAAAAGATTAGCTACAGCTAACCTTCTAGATGACGCTCCTGAGATTCCAAATTGGTTTATCCGGAACTCCATAAAATCGGGCATGGTGACTTTGCTACCTCCGCAGCACATGCTTTTAAGTAAGAGACGAATTGCCAGACATGGCCGTAATACTCTCTTGACGCTTCCCACAAGCACTGGCAAAACTTTTGTTGCTGAAGCTTGTATAGCCTCTGGTTTAGTCAATGATGGCCTATGCGTCTATGTAGCACCGTATGTCGCCGTTGGAGAACAGGTGAAAGATTCACTACGGAAGCGATTTGGTGATGAGGTACCTGTTGTTCCGATGTTTGGTGGTTTCCAGTCTGAGGCCTTGAACGTCTTCTCTCAAAAAGAGATTTTCGTTGCCACGCCGGAGCGATTTGATGGATGGCTTCGCTCCGGTGAAAACATCGAACGGCTGCGTACTGTTGTTTTCGACGAGATCCATATCCTCGAAAATGGTGTTCGCGGGGCCCGTGTGGAAGGTCTGCTGTCACGACTTCGTCTCCTTCAAAGAACCAATATGGACCTTCGCATAATAGGGTTGTCGGCTGTATTGACCGAACCTCAGCTTGTCTGTAAGTGGCTTGGCGTTCAAGTTAATGACCTTCATCAGATTGGTTGGAGACCGACTGCACGTCGATTGGCGATGTGTCTTGCAAACGGTGATATGTACTGGGTCCACGGTAATGATGCTCTCCGCCCTAAAGGCGAACGAGCTACTTCGATCATGTCTGAATCTGTAAAGATCGACCTTCCAGGACAGATTCGACCAGCACCTTTTGCGAATGCAAACGAGAAAAGTGCTGCCATCAATGTTGGATCCATAGCGCGAGACCTTTTAACACGTCTCGGCTCGCCTGGTTTGGTAGTATGTCCTCGAAGGCTAGACACTAGATTGCTTGCTCGAGAATTGATGAATAGCCGTCAGTATATCGAGAACATGGAAGTCCATAGGACCGCCAAAGATATCCTTGCACGTTACCCCTATTTGGATTTTCTTGCTGAATGTCTTCTAAGTGGAGTTGCCTACCACAATGCGTCTCTTCCCTTTGATGTACGCCGCGACATAGAACGGCTTACTCGCGAACGAGCCCTATCAGTGGTCTGTGCAACCACCACGCTCGCGGAGGGAGCAGACCTGCCGTTCCGCTGGACTATTGTGGCTCATTGGCTCAGTAGTATGCATGGCGATGGCACGAGAATGAAATCAATGACTTTCCGCAACATAGCAGGCCGCTGCGGCAGGGCCGGTGCTTTTTCTGAGGGGGATACGATTCTTTTTCAAAACTTAATGGGGCCTCCTTCCAGAATAAGGAGGCAGCGGAACAAGCATCTTCTTGAAGAGGTGATGTTTTCATCCTCGCCACTTATGTCAACACTCGGGGGCGGATGGATTGAGGCATCCACTCAGGGACAGCAATTGATTGAGGCCACTTTCAGTGCACAGCTATTAGCTTGTATCGCAGAGCACCCCCAAGCTGAAAATATTGTTTCTGAGTTAGTTGATGCCTCTTATGCTGGGCAAACCGACGGAGAGGATAATATTCAACGTATTTTGTCAGAGACTATCACCAGCATTTTGGATGACAAACAGGTTGGTGGCGCAATGGCGGTGATGAATAGTCCAATCCGGCTAACTGATTTCGGTCATGCTGCAAATTTAAGTGGCTTCTCGCCTTTTACCTGTCGGTTGATGTTTCAATTCCTGTCAGGAAAAAACTTTAAATCTGGCGGTGCACTTTACAGTGAATTATTGGGGCTGTTCAATAACGTTCCCGAGCAGCCAAACGAAACGTTGAGGAAAATTTTCTCAGGATCATCACATAGGAATGTCCTCAGGGCCGACAACCTTGAAGATATGTTGACGAACTTGCTTCTGCGTATGGACTTACGCACGGTTTTTGAACTTCTGCGCAGCAAGAATTCCAAAGCTCAGCCTGATACTGTTGAGACGATGTTTGAGGAATTCGTATCATTCTTAAATAGCGTTGTTGGAAATTTCCTACCATGGCTTCTCAGAGGCCTTGAGAGACTTAGTAAGTTTGGAAGCGAGGAGGCAGCAGCAATCAATTGGTCGAATATGGCCAAGGACATCGAAGCTGCGCTAAGTGCTACGGGGGGCGAGACAGCAGCCGATGATTCTCTGGTGCCAATCGAATGA
- a CDS encoding AlpA family transcriptional regulator, protein MTVQSVKILRMRDVVLKTGIARATIYDWLNPKSPRYDATFPKQRRLGMQSVGWLESEIDQWLLEHCPPVTP, encoded by the coding sequence ATGACCGTACAATCTGTAAAAATTCTGCGTATGCGCGATGTCGTGCTCAAAACCGGTATAGCCCGCGCAACCATCTACGACTGGCTCAACCCTAAGTCGCCTCGCTATGATGCGACTTTCCCGAAACAACGTCGCCTGGGCATGCAATCTGTTGGCTGGCTGGAGTCTGAAATTGATCAGTGGTTACTGGAGCACTGCCCTCCCGTAACCCCCTAA
- a CDS encoding DUF932 domain-containing protein → MKLASRFGRINQIRRDRPLTNDELMARVPSVFGTDKHESRSDRYTYIPTITLLDSLKQEGFEPFFACQTRVRDQSEREHTKHMLRLRREGQITGKQVPEIILLNSHDGSSSYQMLPGLFRAVCQNGLICGESFGEVRVPHKGNVVEKVIEGAYEVLGIFDRVEEKRDAMQSLLLPPPAQQAMAKAALTYRFGEEHQPVTESQILSPRRWQDESNDLWTTYQRIQENLIKGGLSGRTTKGQHAQTRAVKGIDGDVKLNRALWVMAENMLQLAS, encoded by the coding sequence ATGAAATTAGCCAGCCGCTTCGGACGGATTAACCAGATACGCCGTGACCGTCCACTGACTAACGACGAATTGATGGCCCGTGTTCCCAGTGTATTTGGTACCGACAAGCACGAATCCCGCTCGGACCGCTACACCTACATTCCAACCATCACACTGCTTGATAGCCTGAAGCAAGAAGGTTTCGAGCCGTTCTTTGCCTGCCAGACCCGAGTGCGCGACCAGAGCGAGCGTGAGCACACTAAGCACATGCTACGCCTGCGTCGCGAGGGCCAGATCACTGGCAAACAGGTACCGGAAATCATTTTGCTCAACAGCCATGACGGCTCCAGCTCATACCAGATGTTACCGGGGCTATTTCGTGCAGTCTGCCAGAACGGGCTGATTTGCGGTGAGAGTTTTGGTGAGGTACGTGTGCCACATAAAGGCAATGTGGTGGAGAAAGTCATTGAAGGGGCTTACGAAGTGCTGGGGATTTTTGACCGGGTGGAGGAGAAGCGCGATGCCATGCAGTCGCTTTTGTTACCACCACCAGCACAGCAGGCGATGGCGAAAGCGGCATTAACCTACCGCTTTGGTGAAGAGCATCAGCCGGTGACGGAATCGCAGATCCTTTCCCCGCGCCGCTGGCAGGATGAGAGCAACGATCTGTGGACCACTTACCAGCGCATTCAGGAGAACTTGATAAAAGGCGGACTATCGGGACGAACGACGAAAGGCCAGCATGCTCAAACCCGCGCTGTCAAAGGTATCGACGGAGACGTAAAGCTCAATCGCGCTCTGTGGGTGATGGCTGAAAATATGCTTCAACTTGCTTCATAA
- a CDS encoding DUF987 domain-containing protein yields MKIIDKKAAMAIQRQHPDSRIFCYCTGKYQWHGSASHYTGQDVAEISGVLAVYAERRRDNHGPYARLMCITTN; encoded by the coding sequence ATGAAAATCATCGATAAAAAGGCCGCAATGGCAATTCAGCGACAACATCCGGATTCCCGTATCTTTTGCTACTGCACAGGCAAATACCAATGGCACGGCAGTGCCAGTCATTACACCGGTCAGGATGTCGCGGAGATTTCCGGCGTGCTGGCGGTTTACGCAGAACGTCGTCGAGACAACCACGGTCCGTATGCACGCCTGATGTGCATCACCACCAATTGA
- the radC gene encoding DNA repair protein RadC, whose translation MSEINLPPDLPVTEARTIRRALRLLEKYQRQPGEQFNSTTFTKTWLQLRLALQEREVFLVLYLDNQNRLLECETLFTGTINHTEVHPREVVKLALRHNAAAVILAHNHPSGETEPSKQDRNITQHLVKALAMVEVRVLDHLIVGIGDVLSFAERGWL comes from the coding sequence ATGTCAGAGATAAATCTACCTCCTGATCTTCCGGTAACTGAAGCACGCACCATTCGTCGCGCTCTCCGCTTACTGGAAAAATATCAGCGCCAGCCTGGCGAACAATTTAATTCCACTACCTTCACCAAAACCTGGCTACAACTGCGTCTTGCCCTGCAGGAGCGCGAAGTTTTTCTTGTTTTATATCTCGATAATCAGAACCGTCTTCTGGAATGCGAGACGCTCTTTACGGGCACGATTAACCATACCGAAGTCCATCCACGCGAAGTGGTGAAACTGGCACTACGCCATAACGCTGCCGCTGTGATTCTGGCCCATAACCATCCATCCGGAGAGACAGAACCGAGTAAACAGGATCGAAACATCACTCAACATCTGGTGAAAGCGCTGGCAATGGTAGAGGTGCGAGTGCTGGATCATCTTATTGTTGGCATCGGCGATGTGCTTTCTTTTGCTGAACGTGGCTGGCTATGA
- a CDS encoding WYL domain-containing protein — MSAEEKQHDRMASRLAIIISRLLMGERLSVSGLSQEFHISERTLRRDFRERLSCLELTYQQGCWSLAHQHEGLRTNRHIQHFARVTRTEQLFPAMDNRLISVLTDSSVEPPFIVWQSPPERKPGPFGSFWRITQAILERTLLDLTAEGQQYRWFAPYRLIYFENGWYLVGEYARQLQVFLLESITDVCLTPRQFLRRKHIDALTADPHFIHSLPHFQYIRTVLAETEN; from the coding sequence ATGTCTGCGGAAGAAAAACAGCACGATCGCATGGCATCACGGCTGGCGATCATCATCAGTCGCCTGCTGATGGGGGAACGGTTGTCAGTTAGTGGGTTGTCTCAGGAGTTTCATATCTCGGAGCGCACTCTACGCCGGGATTTTCGTGAACGCCTGAGCTGCCTCGAACTGACATACCAGCAGGGTTGCTGGTCATTGGCCCACCAGCACGAAGGCCTGCGCACCAACCGGCATATTCAGCACTTTGCACGAGTAACCCGCACGGAGCAGCTGTTCCCGGCGATGGATAACCGTCTGATATCGGTGCTGACTGACAGCTCCGTAGAGCCACCTTTTATCGTCTGGCAGTCTCCACCGGAGCGCAAGCCCGGTCCCTTCGGCAGTTTCTGGCGTATCACACAGGCCATTCTGGAGCGAACTCTGCTGGATCTGACCGCAGAGGGGCAGCAGTACCGCTGGTTCGCACCTTATCGCCTGATTTATTTCGAGAACGGCTGGTATCTGGTCGGAGAGTACGCCCGGCAACTGCAGGTCTTTCTGCTGGAAAGCATTACCGATGTCTGCCTGACACCGAGACAGTTTCTGCGCAGAAAACACATCGATGCACTGACCGCCGACCCACATTTCATTCACTCACTGCCGCACTTCCAGTATATCCGCACGGTACTGGCAGAAACGGAAAATTAA
- a CDS encoding type IV toxin-antitoxin system YeeU family antitoxin — protein MQNSWGLKRDISPCFGARLVQEGCRLHFLADRAGISGAFNEEEALRLNKAFPLVMKQLELMLASGELNPRHQHCVTLYHNGLTCEADTLGSHGYVYIVIYPQASAIK, from the coding sequence ATGCAAAATTCATGGGGACTGAAGCGCGACATCTCGCCGTGCTTCGGAGCAAGACTTGTGCAGGAAGGCTGTCGCCTGCATTTTCTGGCAGACCGTGCAGGTATTAGCGGTGCGTTTAACGAGGAGGAGGCGCTGCGTCTGAATAAGGCGTTTCCGCTAGTGATGAAACAGCTTGAATTAATGCTGGCATCCGGTGAACTGAATCCGCGCCATCAACATTGTGTCACGTTGTATCATAACGGACTCACCTGCGAGGCTGACACTCTCGGCTCTCATGGCTATGTTTACATCGTTATTTATCCTCAGGCATCTGCAATCAAGTAA